From Vigna angularis cultivar LongXiaoDou No.4 chromosome 11, ASM1680809v1, whole genome shotgun sequence:
CTTTtgtaaatgataaataattcagATTGAAGATTTTACATTTACTAAAGAGTAAGCTTTAATTTTACtggttttttatttgtaatccAAGATTCACTAACATTCGAGAAAGAATAGATGGTACTTATTATTAGTGATTTTAAATTCACATCCCATAAATTcacattatataaattaaagttaagtttaattatgttttaagtttattataaatttggaTATCTTCGATTAACTTCctattaaatctttttaatctactaatacttaaaaaatttatattttcaattaactATCTAccgtttattttatttttttaattgagtgaTATAATTGTTGTCTTGTGATCTTAATTTCTTGtctacaaatattaaaaaatgtatgatTCTGtggttaatataaaataagattataattaatataatgttgttttatataaacaaaaatatcacaTATCTTAATAcctaaaaataacaaaacaagaTAATAGGACTGAACTCTGTTTCTTATCATGTCATGTTCAGTGGTTGTAGTTGAGTTGGTTTGGGTTACTTCTAAGTTCATCTGTTTGAGACGGAACTGATTCTTTTTCCAACTAATTACAATGAATCTCATCAAAGCCTACTTGTACATTATCATGACGCTAATTCATTTTCACATTTCTGAAGGGTGAATAAAACACGTAAGTAGAGCCTCCATAGAACTGTTGCTTTCATGAGGCATGGATTTTAGGATGCACTGAACTGATTCAACCATACAAATGAATGACCATGACTCTGACTGGTATGCCACAATAATAACAAAGAGTGCAACCGGCATATGAATTGTATTCTAAACACTACAAAATCAAGTATGCGTTAACTTATTAATCAAAAGACTGCTCTCATTCATCAAATGAAAAGTTACAGAATAAGTAAAAGAGGGTATTGGTCTAGAATATTAATGATGGATTTTGAGCACGAATTCAATTTTCCTGCCCAGAAAACAAGGACAGACATCTTGGTACATCGATACTTcaacaaaactcaataaaatGTGACAAGGTTTAGAGATACACAAAAGCAACAAAATTTATGTGCGTATTTTACACAGTAAATTAATCTAATCAGAATCAGCACATTGGATTAGAGATTGATGCATCATCAGCAGAAGCGAGAACAAGCTGGGGTGGAAGTACTGCTCCTTCTTGTCTAGCTTTCTTGCGTTCTCGCTGCAACCTGAAGAACTCTCTCTTCCTTGCTCTATAGCTGTTGGGGTTCTCAGGTTGTACCTCTCGAGGATAAACACTGACCTGTAGTAATACATGTTGTTGCATAGCCCATTAATTTGTATTCTCAAGGATTATAGGACACATGTCATCATCTAGttgtaagaaaattatttaacctTTTTCCTGTCAGGTCCatatttctcaaattttacCACTCCATCAATCAAGGAGAAGATGGTATAGTCTTTGCCAAGCCCCACATTCTTTCCTGCATGAAACTTCAAGGTTTgcagaaaaaggaagaagagaataTTAGATGATTGAAACAATGAAAATGGCGCTTCTATCAGACAGTATGTACAGTAAACTGTTGTAACAACGGCATAATAGATTTTGGGTGTAGCAAGTTATGTTGAAAGCGGCATTAACTTACCTTTTGCAAAGATATAAGAATTAATAAAAGAtgtttttgtattgtttttcaCTTCTCTAGCATGACCTCCTCCAAAATACAATTGTCCTCTATCTCTGCTACTAAATAGATTGATTATTGACTGCATTTGTGACTATGAGATCCCCATTACTTCATCACTACCATTACCATTATAACAACCATAAAACCGACTTAGGAAGTTCTTCCAGtctataaaatgttataaaagttATGGAATAGTTCTACTATAGCAAACAATCATCAAAAGAAACTACTATTGTTGATTGCACAAGGCAACTCAGTTATGGAATAGTTCTTTGCtctttttgtattaattttctAGCCATTGAATAGAGTAGTAAACATTGATTATCACGAGGTTGCCAATGCACATTCATGTAAATTTTTATTCCAGGCACCAATTCAGTAATAAACTATTAACAACTTCAACAAAGCATTGaatcaacaaatcacaaaaagcaaaaaaaagcTTATCAATAATCCACCACCTTCCGAAAACCATCAATCTCCATGcaccattttaaaattaaaagagaagGCCACACAAAACTGTTACTCCGCGAGTGTACGCAACCCAACAATTGAGACCATCACTCCTACTTCCTTCAACCACAAACAAATCTTAAGCGTAGTACATTGTGTTCTTATGGTCTTATCCTCcaactaaaattataatcttaCCTTAATAACTAACATCCACCTTTATTGCACATATTACCAACGAAAATTTTCAAGACATACACCAAAAAGCACATTAGATTCAGCACCTAAGTTTTGTCTTTTAACAATACCTCTGGTGCTTCTGGTAAAGTTCTCCAATCAGAACTGAAGTTTCAAACCATCAGTAATGTCTTGCATTAAAGATTACCAAGGTGAAACTCCAACACGAAAAACACTCAAGCTTTACTTGAATCTATATTTTGTCCTCTCCAAAAACGACATTCATAGTCGTATAATCAGTGATATTATTATCACATACCTTAGAACATGCAAGCTTACCTTTTACAAACCACAGGGTAATTCATGGAGATGCTTAACATTCAACTAGTTTCTCTTCAAACTGACTTCCAAACCCTTCTTTCCACCCCTATTCAACTCAACTCATATAGAAAATCACCAAACTTAACAATCGagcataaattaaaaataagacttGAACAGGCTAATTCAATTATGCTTCTATAAAAGAGCTTATCTCAGTAGTCGTAATATGACAAACTATTTCATTCCGAATATTTCTTTGAACGAGTTTGTCCCAAAAGACTTTacagtgataaaaaaaaatcactaccCCCACACAATAACATTAGTTTATACAGaagctaaaaataaaatttttggaaaAGTGATACAGATTAACTTAAACACaagctctctctctctttttattccatttttttagCCATGGTGTTTAGGGAGAAGTTGTTCCAAACATCCTTAGTAAACAAAAAACGAAGTCTCTTCACTAATGTGAATAACAGCTCAGCAACCGAAATTCACCGTAAAGCGAAAGAGAAAATGGTAAGAGAGGCACCTTGGTTCCGCGCTGGCGAACGATGATGGAACCGGGCTTGGCGACCTGGTCGCCATAAATTTTGACACCCAGGCGCTTGCTCTGCGAGTCACGGCCATTCTTTGTGCTTCCCGCCCCCTTCTTGTGCGCGTTCTCGATTATGAGCGGGCGGCGGCGTGGGAGGCAGACCACAGAGGTGGGGCCCGCGCGGAGAGAAGCTCCGGCGAAGAaggatgaggaagaggaagaagataagGAGAGGCCCTTGAACGCTGATGCGAGGTTGAAAGTCATAGCCATTGAAGCTGCAGCCGTTGGAAGTGAAGTGGTGGAAACGATGAAAGCCACACAAAGGTCCACTGGGAAATGAAAATTGGGTATAAATGATGGATAAGAAATAAGGAGGCTAAGGCAAAATTTTTGggaagattttaattttttaatcttttctacatgtaattattcaattatatgaattcaaattattattatttgatgaattttattcagcatttttagttttttttttatcaaatatgaaataattgtttttaattttaataaatagagtgaattttggttttaatatcttatgtattaaaaaaaattaccacCCTAAATAACCTATGCTCGCATTGTAACATAATATCAGCATGCATTATCTAAAGGAAGTTTAAAAATCCATAAAATGATTCTTATTCACATATTAACCTTTTGtgatgtgtttttattttgaaactctccccttgaaaaaaaaaaacatataattataacaattaacaaaaaaatatattttctaactattttcattgttattttattacaattttatttttctattatataattatcacactgtaaaactaattaataaaaatatttattttcataattgacTTTCACCAtgcatttttttataacttcaatatgtaatatttgttaattaattttatcaagaACTAGTTCATCATAGAATAAATATTAAGAACTAAAACACTGCTTAAAATTTTGGAGCATAAAAACCTTTTTTATACAACAATAATTGAAACATATTATAAGGACTAACTgacttcaaattttataaagatgaaaagcattttttttaataaagatcaaaataaaaaactcactaatttgaataaaaaatgtttaaattatagTATTAATATAGTAaagacaacatttttttaaagaacaagattttatttaaatttaaaaatagtacaTTTTTATACAATCGCAATTAACCGAAGAGGCATTCAAAAGAAGAGACATATTTTTAGTTTCCCAGTGATATAATGTTAAGAAAGTACTCTTCATGTTTAATTTAcctttaagaaaaataatattgtcaAAAGAATCAGGTTTccaaaaatagattttaatCAAGTTTCACACAAAAACATTATCAAGAGATGAAAATCTAACTTTTACTTggtgtaaaaaaattattaaaaaaatcagattATTCTATTAAATCTTTAATGTAgcactaaattaaaatttaatagaaaaaataacattacTCTTTACTTTCGAGAAAAATTCTGTAAATTCgccaataataatttttattaatcaaataCATGTTAGTTCTCTCTGAGAATCATGTAACTCTCACCTACCATAGTTCCTGGGTATGAAAATTTTCCTCTTAACAAACATcccattaaataattttaaatcatatatagTAAAGGGAGATCGAAAAAAGATCGACCAactataactttttttcttaatttattgaaaaactcATGTTTGGGacataaaattgaaaagtttCTAATATGATTTTCAGTAGCATTATTGGTTTGCAAACTAAGCTTTGCAAATttggaaatggaagaaaaggagGGTTCTTATTCCCGAATtccaaaacacaaaaataaattcataaaaaaacatcatttgagaaataaaattacttGTAAGCTCTTAGTTAACATCCCAATTTCTTCTTCTAAAGGGTGTTGATGTTCTTCCAATGTTCCTATTATTTCATTTGAACAACCTTCCATCTATATACTCTAATCTTTTCAATACCATTATCATTCATCTCACTTAGTTAACAATAACCGAATATATATAATTGACTATATACTATATTCAATGACTTTTTTACTTTATCAACATTCAAAAACTATATTCAAACTATCATGCCACACATTTTCAgcatctaaataaaatattaactaacGCGAATCCCACAACATCAACAGTGTCAAATTGCCAAGCCCACAAGAAGATCAATTTATGGGAATATGGTGCAAAACACATGCCACAATCACAAAAATCGATGAAAAATagtaaagtataaaaaaaaaaatcaccatcGTGCCTGGGTTCCAAATTTCGCTGGCGGTAGTTCAGTTACGACATTCAACAAACACGTCGTGTGCCCTTTTATCCCAGGCGAGTTTAATCAGCAACTCACACTCCAAGAACGAGTCAGGAACAGTGCAGATCAATCTCTATTCATGTCCACCAAAGACGAGTCAGTGGTAGCGGAATCGTGCTGCTGTTGTTGTTCGGCGTTCATGAGTGCTTCCATGTCTCTCATTCTGGTGCGCATGGCGTTGGTGACTAGGACTGCGAGAAAACAGAATGAGTGAGGTGAATCTGATTGATTAATGGTGATGAAACAATTGAAGGAGAAAGAATGGGAAGAGAGGTTACTAGCGGCGGTTCCAAAAGTCCAAACCCATAGGATCTTCACACCAACGCTCTTCGGTTCGCGCGCCATGGAGAAGAGATTCTGCCAAGCATAGAGTGCAAGTTTTTctgaagaaaaggaagaaaaggggcTGGGCCGGACAGTTAAGATGAATGTCGCTGAgctttttcttcctgcaccccgtAATTTCTAACAGCAatccaataatttttaaaatggttGTTTTGTCTTCCGTAAAAGTCAGAATAGgattttcaaaataagatttcTAGAACAAATTTTCAGAGCACATAAAATGCAATTCATTAGGTCCCTTTATCTCAGACCTCTTGTTGATTTGAATTCTTGGATTGGACTTCCATTTACCAAAAGAGACACAATAGAAGAATCCATAGAAGCCTTTACCGAACCAATCCATTTATTACAAAAACCTAGCATTGCCTCATATAGTACATAAACTCCCATCTAATTAAGCCATATCTCTTAATCTTTCTATGAGTTTTCTAAACCTTTATTtgcttccaaagctccaaaatagGTGAATAAGGGAAGGTATGGATGTGAGACAATGTTCCATCTTTGGTTCCATTCAAGTGTGAAGAAAGGTATGAAACGTTGTGGAGTCTACATTTATATGATTCAAGGAAAACCCCTCTAAGTTACTGAGAAAGCTATTTTGGTATTAACATAATGACACATTTACCCTCAATGGCAACCATTGCATGCACTCGAATATGTGAATTTATTCCTTCGTTACATTGCACTCAATCACTCTTGAACTCTttggagaaaaatattttaaagaaattcaataccaataaattataaacaaatccataaaatattatgatatcACTTATTTcctgaaattttgaaataatgagtttataagttttttctcatattatgaaattcaaattcacacttaaatttcatatataatattactcTTTTAAGTATAAGTATCTTTCTACGTTAGTACTCTCacctttaataaaaatatttttaatcaaaaaataatttagtaatgTCTTTTacttatgttattatttattacaaccAAACAGAACCTCTATAACCTAAAATTGTTCACACACTTCATATTCtcattaaaatcaattatacaAACAAATTACCTGAGACCATTAAAGAGTTTTTTTTCAAGAGgatactattaaaatatttgacacTAATAAATTGTGAATCCCctcataaaaaattacaatactATCTTCTATACAAAATGTTTATAAGtcttatttctatatttatttaattttttcatttttaccgTAGGACACAGCCTCACGATTAAATTCTTAATGACTATTATATGTGGAACCTTAGCTTTTTCAAGAAAGGtaatgaaaatcatttttttaaagtgatcggtaaaattttatgataaatatttaaaataacaatacaGATTTGGTGATTTGGAAAGAAGTGATGCACCTCTACCAACTTAGCAATGAAAAAAACCAAAAGTATAATTTATCACTTAACATCTAAAATGTTTTTTAGTGTCTAATTATTTAGTTCTATAAGatattttgtcaataaaatataagtttaaagaCCATTTTGACACTGAAGATATATAttcatgattattttttatttgttatctaTCTATGGATAACACCGGATTAATCgttcttacaaaaaataaatcaatcttTTATTCTAATTCAATCACTAAAGtgataaattattcataaatgtaaaatattaaatgaaggaaagtgtgaaatatttttttctagaGTACAAACAGAATAAATccttttttaataaacataaaatgttAGTAAAGTTGGCGTATAGGAAAAATAGCCAATAATGaggttataattaaaaaaaatgatatgaacattgaaaagaaaaagaagaggattatGCTTGTCCttgataaaaaggaaaaaaatattttcttttttacaatatAACAAGTAGCATTAaagtaacaaaattttaatggtAGGGAATATTTATGAAGCACTAATAAAATGCATCTTTAGATataataaaatgagatttatGTATCtggaatatattatattctatatatataataataacaccTGACAATGCACGTGTATACCCTACAATACTTTATAGTGAGATGACAATTAGGGCATTATTACCCATCATTAGAGGGACCTTCTCATGCAACCTTAGCATTTACTTTACATTATTGAGATAATAGTATTTTCTTTAAGAAGATTCTTTTCATccacaaaaacattttaaatataaaaatctattaaatatatatttagatataAAAGTATATCAAGTAATGCATCTAAAAAACCTTTACGACAGAAGAATGTCAAATAAACTCAATCATAactaatacataatttttaaaccagggacgaaaataaatatttatatatttatttcgtTTTCGTTTatatacttgtttttatttgtttatatatttacttttgttttaaattattaaaacactttgaatttacaaaaatatatttttcacttagactttattttatatgaataatattttttataatatacattttattttctctcttaattattttttaatcgaTATTTTATCAAgttgatttatatatttcaactttttttaatatttataagaataataattgttgaaaaagatataaaattttaattgtgtgtcattatttttttagtaactattttttattttattttaaacttgtacagctataatttttttctttaatattaaatcttaaaaaatttcatttttttagaatgtaataatttttcaatgttgatttatttttgtataaaaaggTATATATTTGAGATATTGAGAGAAAGGATAGGAGCGTAAACATATATATACttgtttttctgtttatatatttacttttgttttaaattattaaaacactttgaatttacaaaaatatttttcagtcaaactttattttatttgaataatatttttatgggttaaatatgtttttagtccctaaattatCACGCGATTTTGGTTTTCATCCTTTTCGAAAGGCTTGTTCATTTTAGttctcttagttttgaaactcttatgtttGGTCCTTAAAAATTAACGACGTTAAGTTTTCTGTGAGGTGGCAAACGGCGAGGCACGTGTGATGTCACCTTCCCTGACCACTTTTAATTGACGTGACAGTAAAGTCTGGTGGTCGGTCGGCCTGATGGGTGGTCAGCCATAAAAACCTGGTGGTTAGTCTGCCTGTTGGGTGGTCAGCCTGTTCATCAGCCAGGTGGTCGGCCACTCGTTTTGGTGATCGGTCGGCTTAGTGAGTGGTCGATCTGGTTGTGCCTGAATGAAGGTCAGTGTTTATGCTTTATTGACTTCGTTTTTATGCAGCTTGCTTTATACAACTTGACTTTGTTTCTGAATATCGTGCAGTCTCATGGCACCACCAGGCCGACCACATACCAAGCCGAGCACCAAGCCGACCACCCACCAGCCGACCGACCACCCACCAGGCCAATCGACCACCAAACTGAGTGGCCGACCACCCACCAGGCCGACCGACCACCAGACCGATActgccacgtcaattaaaaataatcaggAAAAGTGGCATCACACGTGGCTCGTCGTTTGCCACCTCACAGAAAACTTAACGCTTTTGCTTGTTAAGGACTAAAAATAAGAGTTTTCAAACCAAGATGACTAAAATGAATAAACCTTTCAAAGAGAGACGAAAACCAAAATCGcgttagggactaaaaacatatttaatcctatttttattatataaattttattttctctcttatttacattttaatcgATATTTTATCAAgttgatttatatatttcaattattttttcttaatatttataagaataataattgttcaaaatgttataaaattttaattgtgcgtcattatttttttagtaattatttttattttattttaaaacttgtagaactataattttttctttaatattaaatattaaaaaaattaatttttagtaatgtaataatttttcaatgtggatttattaatatatatattgttagatTTCGGAAAAAGCACCCAAAACCCTCCTGTCagtcatttaaaacgcacccaaaatcctctgcgcggacgccaggtgtcaagcgtcgaagattcgaaaatcagatagtggaaggcaggtgtcagcgagtgagcggacgctcgttctaaagtgggaagcaaaactgaatttttgaaaaccccattgcactcactctgcatgcaccctttcttccccaaaactctgatcctttcatcttctcctacttctctctaaaagcttactattctctctaccaaaactcatCTATTTACTCCTCCGATCAtatttcagagaccgtagaagcgTTCCCGGCGTCATAAGCTTCATTCTGAACCGAACATTTTCGAGTTTTGAACCTGGTAAGTCTTTTGTCCTTAGTCTTTCGTTCCATGATACATGCAAGCCAAGTCGCGGTTGCATTCTTATATCGTGTCTGATCcacttttgtttgttttgctGTTAAATTAGTTTAAGAGTTGTGGAACATAAGGGTAGGAGATTTTAGTCAGACCAACCATATTCTGCctctaggacgttcgttcacaatagaggtaagggaagcttattcaatttaattcttatgtttTACTGTACTGCGTGGATGTTCTGTGAGTTGTATGAAGCATGAGTTTGTGATGTTGATGATTTGATATATGATAATGATTATGAGATGATATATGAGTAATATGCGAATGAGCTATGATAGGAAAGTATGAAATTTTGAAGTTATATGCTGagaaatgaatttgaatgtaaGTGAATTCTGAATAAGAAATTTTCCTATGATATTGAACGTTCGATATTGAACGTTCGATATTGAACGTTCGATattgaacggtctttgaccgttcggtatttcttGTAAACTcctttgaaattgaattctttcatttagGAAGagttctagttgaggacgagcgtcttcttgTAGtattactatgtttgagcgttcggccaaacataGATGTACCCGAGTGTTACGTGAGGAACTGAAAATCTTGTAAACATGcatttgtatatttaattattcttcAACACTGTCTCCAACGTGtcttatcataattattattagtaatgtttctattataagtttaaattagTGATAGGTATCAACTCAAGCTCTCAtaatgagtggcgctcggtcttacaccgaacgcttgtacttattttaatttaccaaTCTTGATGAAAAAGTGTTCGTCCAATTTTAGTAGAATCTCCTTTATCGTGCTCAGTCATTGACCAACACTtagtctctctctctctctatatatatatatatatatatatatatacatatgtatgaATTATTCTACTTTTGGTTCGTTAAAAGTCTTGGCACATATACCTTCGTTGTCTCCGACCTAGAGTTCCCCGTAACCGATGTATTCTTCGAGTGTTGATTGTAGTTCACGAGAGTCaattcattcaactgattcctGCTGTATGTATCGTTTGTCACATATTGTATAACTGTACTCGATTTATTCTTAAATCTGAAAGAAACCCTTCAGTCTTATTCTATTTTGGAATGGGAGATTTCACGGTCTCGTTCctatcgttcgtcctcgttctgaagagggctgaacgttcggtatttgacGTTCTTGgaaattgtgataaaaatgacattaaagtgaagaattataaaagatgaatagtatatgagatgaataaaagattttggatttgaacgagcgttctggggaggaacgactcatgagtgaatatttgaaagttgtaaggtaTGATTGTGGTAATGCTAAGCTGTCGATTCATCCtaatgttccgtgagtactcatcctcacgtagaggagagtaggtcatgtgtgggaacggcaggaggtcctagtccttagggttactttggacagtttgggctaacctcgggtggcagctgttgagggcatcccagttactacatcacccgggtgcacgaacgtcgtagttacacagatttcatacagtccggacggtcggtctagtattaGGCCTTACTTGAATTGTATTATTAACTTTATCTGtgtgttgatgtatgaattgtatgatttataactgaattaaattacataagcttaccctgtgttttccttgtgttgtctcgtcttGTCGTTGCGATGATCATCTGTGTGGATATGAGCAGAAGGGGACACACttttggaagaggcgctggaagaaggaaatttggaggaagagaacctCGTGGAAATTGAAGTTAAGGCCGAACCGTAGTGCGTTCGGTTGTTAGTATAGTCTAATTAGTATAAGGTGTCGTTCGACCATCTCTCCTTTATTTAGGAACGACGGTTCGGTAATcccttttgtaaaccgttcggtcagtttcGTTTTGATGTTTAGTTAATGTTGAACTCTTACTGTTTATGCGTGTTCGGTCAGAACCGCACGTTTTCTTTAATGTAAAActgaaataatatattattaaatataattaattctattatatgatttattactgtatttttgggatgttatatatatatatatatatatatatatatatatatattagatacatattatgataaaatatatcaaccataaattttatatgaataaaagtagataaaatatacataaatgtACTTAAAATCAAACTGACACCTCCTAGCAAATTCTCATCATAGTGATAGTGTAATATACATAGATAGAAAGCTTACCAACTTATGTAAAGACACTTTTATCGATCacgtgtttttctttttctttttccttttgttactttttctttttcggtATTTTGTTTACATTTTCGACTACTATACATTCTTTTCTACGTAcgaaaacatatatattatacatgtattattgtatttccttttctttttcctttctaagTGTCAATTAGAGATTtgaaatgtattatatatatattttaataatatgatttgAAAATTGGCCGAAAGAGAAATACTAACAGTACGACGTTTAACacattttaatgtaattttgattatttattgaaattcaTTTTAGCTTAGAAAGAAGTTGATAATTAAAAAGGAATTTGAAATGTTCTGAAACAAGAAGAAGGAGCTGGAATTGATGACCTAATTATTTTTGAAGATTATTCAAATGAATAGGTTTAGGAGGCACTAGCATGGGGCGGTGGCGTGTGGCATATCTAATTAGggcactcttttttttttttttttctttttctttactttatcactttctattttctattacctttattattattatttcttttaatttcttttattattatttgtttgaatctttggagagaggaagaagaggagcgTATGCAAATGTGGGCTCCACGCCCATGTAGGGCCCAATAGCAGCCCAAGTTTGCCGACCACACGGCTTTGTCTTTTCCACAGTGCTTTTTCTTTATGCCTCCCAAACCTTACTAtccacaaagaaaaaaaagaaacatatttttactttaaaatagtatatttagTAGGTTAATTTACTGTACTACCCTTTTTTTACTTGATCAAGGAATAAAGTTAGAGTAACTTCTTAACATTCCACGTGTTtcgaacaatttttttttatgagaatCTTTTAGCAGAGAAAGATATGaaactcaaatttaaattaatctgtaaaattttctttatataattttattttttaatttata
This genomic window contains:
- the LOC108333142 gene encoding 50S ribosomal protein L27, chloroplastic, which gives rise to MAMTFNLASAFKGLSLSSSSSSSFFAGASLRAGPTSVVCLPRRRPLIIENAHKKGAGSTKNGRDSQSKRLGVKIYGDQVAKPGSIIVRQRGTKFHAGKNVGLGKDYTIFSLIDGVVKFEKYGPDRKKVSVYPREVQPENPNSYRARKREFFRLQRERKKARQEGAVLPPQLVLASADDASISNPMC
- the LOC108333639 gene encoding uncharacterized protein LOC108333639; this encodes MAREPKSVGVKILWVWTFGTAAILVTNAMRTRMRDMEALMNAEQQQQHDSATTDSSLVDMNRD